A stretch of Desulfobacter hydrogenophilus DNA encodes these proteins:
- the cobT gene encoding nicotinate-nucleotide--dimethylbenzimidazole phosphoribosyltransferase — protein sequence MSLLEQTLSAINPELNHNAFAKAKQRLQNQAKPPGSLGMMEEIGARLAAIKGTIDVHLTNKQIITCAGDHGVVEEGVSAFPAEVTPQMVLNFVGGGAAVNVMGKHAGARVKAADIGVNYDFDPDLPIFHKKVRHGTDNFTKGPAMTREEAVKSIEAGIEIVNELHAQTPVDLLGTGDMGIGNTTPSTAIIAAFSGLSVERLTGRGSGVDDKGLAQKIAVIQKGLDINKPDPKDPLDVLAKVGGLEIGGLAGLVIGAAAKGIPVICDGLISTAGALIACELAPAAKNYLFASHKSVEIGHKYMQDHMGLEPLIDFKFRLGEGTGAAVCMELLDLATRILADIKTFDEVGISTNS from the coding sequence ATGTCTCTGCTTGAACAGACCCTTTCGGCCATCAATCCTGAACTTAATCACAATGCGTTCGCAAAGGCCAAACAGCGCCTTCAGAACCAGGCAAAGCCCCCCGGCAGCCTGGGAATGATGGAAGAGATCGGGGCCCGTCTGGCCGCCATCAAAGGAACCATTGACGTCCATTTAACCAACAAACAGATCATCACCTGCGCCGGTGACCACGGCGTGGTCGAGGAAGGAGTCAGCGCCTTCCCCGCAGAAGTCACCCCCCAGATGGTGCTCAATTTCGTCGGGGGCGGGGCAGCCGTCAACGTCATGGGCAAACATGCCGGAGCCCGGGTGAAAGCCGCGGATATCGGTGTGAATTACGATTTTGACCCAGATCTCCCCATTTTTCATAAAAAAGTAAGACACGGCACAGACAATTTTACTAAAGGGCCTGCCATGACTCGGGAAGAGGCGGTTAAATCCATTGAAGCAGGCATTGAAATCGTCAATGAACTGCACGCCCAAACCCCTGTTGACCTTCTAGGCACTGGGGATATGGGCATTGGAAATACCACCCCATCCACTGCCATCATTGCGGCATTTTCAGGATTGTCCGTGGAACGTCTGACCGGCCGGGGCTCAGGGGTTGACGATAAAGGTCTTGCCCAAAAAATTGCTGTGATCCAAAAGGGACTGGACATAAACAAGCCTGATCCCAAGGATCCCCTTGATGTGCTGGCTAAAGTCGGGGGGCTTGAAATCGGCGGGTTGGCAGGACTGGTGATCGGTGCGGCCGCCAAAGGCATTCCGGTGATCTGCGACGGCCTGATCTCCACGGCAGGCGCCCTGATTGCCTGTGAACTGGCCCCGGCAGCAAAAAACTACCTGTTTGCCTCCCACAAGTCTGTGGAAATCGGCCATAAATATATGCAGGACCACATGGGTCTGGAACCTTTAATCGACTTTAAATTCCGTCTCGGGGAAGGCACCGGTGCGGCTGTGTGCATGGAGCTTCTGGACCTTGCCACGCGTATTCTTGCGGATATTAAGACCTTTGATGAAGTAGGCATTTCCACAAATAGTTGA
- a CDS encoding iron-containing alcohol dehydrogenase, producing MKTFKHLTNPVLYSGPQEINRLAGLLDPSTPIFFITGAHFVNTNTWQTLESQLRRAGCKFQRQTVHGEPGPDIVDDLTEQADRLKAGCVVGIGGGSVLDAGKSVAAMLCQEGSVQDYLEDVGTKDPNGKTVPFIALPTTAGTGSEATKNAVLSRPGPDGFKKSFRHDAFIPSTAIIDPELAMGCPPETTLACALDAFSQLLESRVSTASTPLTQALSRQGLRLFTRGSLLFSDNLYQSRAELSLRWDLAMAAYLSGVTLANAGLGTVHGIAGPLGAFTCVPHGVACGCLLPRIFTILTQEMQVEALDEVGAWLSRGIDAIPQPDDFKVALDHMNSWGEQLPKLRDYGVTEHHIDAVVDASGNKHFPIQLSSQQMRDILLGCL from the coding sequence ATGAAAACATTTAAGCATCTCACCAATCCTGTTCTTTATTCAGGCCCCCAAGAGATCAACAGACTTGCCGGATTACTTGATCCGTCCACCCCGATTTTTTTTATTACCGGTGCCCATTTTGTAAACACCAATACCTGGCAAACGCTTGAATCCCAATTGCGTCGGGCCGGATGCAAGTTCCAAAGACAGACCGTGCATGGAGAGCCCGGCCCGGATATAGTTGATGACCTGACGGAACAGGCGGACAGGCTAAAGGCCGGTTGCGTGGTGGGCATTGGTGGGGGATCGGTTTTGGATGCAGGCAAATCGGTTGCGGCCATGCTTTGCCAGGAAGGTTCAGTCCAGGATTATCTGGAGGATGTGGGCACAAAAGACCCCAACGGAAAAACCGTTCCATTTATTGCTTTACCTACAACAGCTGGGACCGGCAGTGAAGCCACCAAAAATGCAGTGCTCAGCCGCCCAGGGCCGGATGGATTTAAAAAATCCTTCCGCCACGATGCCTTTATTCCCTCGACTGCCATCATTGACCCTGAACTGGCAATGGGATGCCCGCCTGAAACGACTCTTGCCTGTGCCCTGGATGCGTTCAGCCAGCTTCTGGAATCCCGTGTCTCCACAGCATCTACACCGCTCACCCAGGCGTTGAGCAGGCAGGGGCTTCGGCTGTTTACCCGGGGATCGCTGCTCTTTTCGGATAACCTGTACCAAAGCCGGGCGGAATTGTCTTTGCGATGGGATCTGGCCATGGCTGCGTATCTGTCCGGGGTTACCCTTGCTAATGCCGGGCTTGGCACAGTACACGGTATTGCAGGCCCTCTTGGCGCTTTTACCTGTGTGCCCCACGGGGTGGCGTGCGGTTGCCTTCTGCCCCGGATTTTTACCATATTGACCCAAGAGATGCAGGTGGAGGCCCTGGATGAAGTGGGTGCCTGGCTTTCCAGGGGTATCGACGCCATTCCCCAGCCCGATGATTTTAAGGTTGCCCTGGATCACATGAATTCCTGGGGTGAACAATTGCCTAAACTGCGTGACTATGGGGTGACGGAACATCATATTGATGCCGTCGTCGATGCCTCGGGCAATAAACATTTCCCCATTCAATTATCATCACAACAGATGCGGGATATTCTATTGGGATGCCTCTAA
- a CDS encoding MATE family efflux transporter, whose product MHATDRDKVIPPKTFLSLLFSLALPISLQFLLTSSMAVIDILMIGQLHDAAVAAVGIANQFVFIFFVIQFGIHSGIAIFTAQYWGKQDVARIHQLSGLGLLAGFVIGSVFAGAALFFPAAVISVFSSDADVVRLGAEYLRIVGFAFVPFCVTFSFMTNMRSMGFAGVPLISSFIAVVVNIVLNYCLILGNLGFPAMGVTGAAIGTCTAKLIETGLLTAIIYLKPYPLAASVKEMLSFDFAFVKRVTATCWPVFLNEFFWVTGVSMYKLVYARMGTQSIAAVNIVATFEEFLFVPFFGIFHAGSILIGNSIGAKRYNRAFAYGKFMLLIQLPMALGAGLVLILCRPFILGFYNISTAAYENAYYLILTTGLIFWAKTTNFTTVVSVFRGGGDTKFGFLMDLSSVWCIGVPMAFIGAFVFHWPVYGVMALIALEEMFKLIIGLPRFFSKKWIKNLVADPEK is encoded by the coding sequence ATGCACGCCACAGATAGGGATAAGGTAATTCCCCCCAAGACTTTTTTAAGCCTGCTTTTCAGCCTGGCGCTACCCATTTCTCTGCAATTTCTTTTGACCAGTTCCATGGCTGTGATAGACATACTCATGATCGGCCAGCTTCATGATGCGGCCGTGGCGGCTGTGGGCATTGCCAATCAGTTTGTTTTTATCTTTTTTGTTATCCAGTTCGGCATTCACTCAGGCATCGCCATCTTCACGGCCCAATACTGGGGCAAACAGGATGTTGCTCGGATCCACCAGTTGTCTGGTCTTGGGCTTCTGGCAGGATTTGTCATCGGTTCTGTGTTTGCCGGTGCTGCGTTGTTTTTTCCCGCAGCCGTGATTTCGGTATTTTCCAGTGATGCCGACGTGGTCCGTCTTGGGGCCGAATATCTTCGCATTGTGGGATTTGCCTTTGTTCCTTTTTGCGTAACCTTCTCCTTTATGACTAATATGCGGAGTATGGGGTTTGCCGGTGTTCCTTTGATCTCTTCATTTATAGCCGTGGTTGTAAATATTGTGCTCAACTACTGCCTGATTCTCGGCAACCTTGGCTTTCCCGCCATGGGTGTCACCGGTGCGGCCATTGGCACCTGCACGGCAAAATTGATTGAAACCGGCTTGTTAACGGCGATCATTTACCTGAAACCTTACCCCCTTGCTGCGTCAGTAAAAGAAATGCTGTCCTTCGATTTTGCCTTTGTCAAGCGGGTCACGGCCACTTGCTGGCCTGTGTTCCTCAATGAATTCTTCTGGGTCACAGGCGTGAGTATGTACAAACTGGTTTACGCCCGCATGGGCACTCAGTCCATTGCGGCAGTCAATATCGTGGCCACCTTTGAGGAATTTTTATTTGTTCCTTTTTTCGGCATTTTCCATGCTGGTTCCATTCTCATCGGTAACAGCATTGGGGCCAAAAGATACAATCGGGCGTTCGCCTATGGCAAATTCATGCTTTTGATCCAGCTTCCGATGGCCCTTGGCGCAGGGCTTGTGCTCATCCTGTGCAGACCTTTTATCCTGGGATTTTACAATATTTCCACGGCAGCTTATGAGAATGCCTACTACCTGATACTGACGACAGGTCTTATCTTTTGGGCAAAGACCACCAATTTTACAACGGTGGTATCTGTTTTCAGGGGCGGAGGCGACACAAAGTTCGGCTTTCTCATGGACCTGAGTTCAGTATGGTGCATTGGCGTGCCCATGGCGTTTATCGGTGCGTTTGTCTTTCATTGGCCCGTGTACGGTGTCATGGCCCTGATTGCCCTGGAAGAAATGTTCAAGCTGATTATCGGCTTGCCCCGATTTTTTTCAAAAAAATGGATTAAAAACCTTGTGGCAGATCCGGAAAAATAA
- the nfo gene encoding deoxyribonuclease IV, which produces MKYIGAHVSAAGGVENAPINAEKIGASCFALFTKNQRQWQAKPLSETNINEFKANCSALGFGPGQILAHDSYLINLGHPAHAALEKSRLAFVDEMQRCYQLGIAMLNFHPGSTLKKISMDDCLATIAQSINFALQKVPDVIAVIENTAGQGSNVGFAFEQINTIIDRVEDQSRIGVCIDTCHAFAAGYDFVSREGYEKTWDLFDAIIGFEKLKGMHLNDAKKQINSRVDRHESIGKGQLGLTAFQHIMEDKRLDNIPMILETPDNNIWAKEISLLKSLIKP; this is translated from the coding sequence TTGAAATATATAGGCGCCCATGTGAGTGCTGCAGGCGGCGTTGAAAACGCGCCAATCAATGCCGAAAAAATCGGCGCATCCTGTTTTGCACTTTTTACAAAAAATCAGCGACAGTGGCAGGCCAAGCCCTTATCAGAAACAAACATCAATGAGTTTAAAGCAAACTGCAGCGCTTTGGGTTTCGGGCCCGGGCAGATTTTGGCCCACGACTCCTATCTCATAAACCTGGGCCATCCTGCACACGCCGCCTTGGAAAAATCAAGACTTGCGTTCGTAGATGAAATGCAGCGATGTTATCAGCTTGGCATTGCCATGCTCAATTTCCATCCGGGGTCAACGTTAAAAAAGATCAGCATGGATGACTGTCTGGCAACCATTGCCCAATCCATTAATTTTGCCCTTCAAAAGGTGCCGGACGTTATCGCCGTGATTGAAAACACTGCCGGCCAGGGGAGCAATGTGGGATTTGCCTTTGAACAGATAAACACCATTATTGACCGGGTGGAAGATCAATCCCGCATCGGGGTGTGTATTGACACCTGCCACGCTTTTGCTGCCGGTTATGACTTTGTCTCCCGGGAAGGTTATGAAAAAACCTGGGACCTGTTTGACGCAATTATCGGCTTTGAAAAATTAAAGGGCATGCACCTGAACGATGCCAAAAAGCAGATTAATTCCAGGGTGGACCGGCATGAAAGCATCGGAAAGGGACAACTTGGCCTTACCGCTTTCCAGCACATCATGGAAGACAAACGCCTGGATAATATTCCCATGATTCTGGAAACACCGGACAATAATATATGGGCCAAAGAAATTTCCCTGTTAAAATCGTTGATCAAGCCGTAA
- a CDS encoding DUF1722 domain-containing protein, whose product MRIWDLHPGYLNRQSLLGEHRELHGMVSIIVNGKKGYSRHPETLRWMDFGWALNKRHQLLAAEMTLRGYNDKSPVHTRKNKGRWPDTFIDEPYLQIQLLREKYRDKEPGRIPLPQNAQQMWRQHKYAVMARSALLYKKIGADVARMGPRDDFSSLALLLVETLRTRPSQGGLKNALQHMWGYVSDRYEKSREPLHAWPLTDLLARIQDLTFKHSQPYLMESVALSEFAVWIKDNRM is encoded by the coding sequence ATGAGAATCTGGGACCTTCATCCAGGATACCTGAACCGCCAGAGTCTTTTAGGCGAACACCGGGAACTTCACGGTATGGTCTCCATTATTGTCAACGGCAAAAAAGGCTATTCCCGGCACCCGGAAACTTTGCGCTGGATGGATTTCGGCTGGGCGCTGAACAAACGCCACCAGTTGTTAGCCGCAGAAATGACGTTGCGGGGGTACAATGACAAATCCCCTGTGCACACCCGCAAAAATAAAGGCCGATGGCCTGACACATTTATTGATGAACCCTATCTCCAGATCCAGCTGCTCAGGGAAAAATACCGGGACAAGGAACCGGGACGCATTCCCTTACCCCAAAATGCCCAGCAGATGTGGCGTCAGCACAAGTACGCCGTCATGGCCCGGAGTGCCCTCCTGTACAAAAAAATCGGTGCAGACGTGGCCCGCATGGGTCCCCGGGATGATTTCAGTAGTCTGGCCCTTCTTCTGGTTGAAACGTTGAGAACCCGGCCATCCCAGGGCGGATTAAAAAATGCGCTGCAACATATGTGGGGGTATGTGTCGGACAGATATGAAAAATCGCGGGAGCCTTTGCACGCATGGCCCCTGACAGATCTGCTGGCCCGGATTCAGGATTTGACATTTAAACACAGCCAGCCGTATTTAATGGAATCCGTTGCGCTAAGCGAGTTCGCTGTGTGGATAAAGGACAATCGCATGTAA
- a CDS encoding PepSY domain-containing protein, which yields MSIQFFSDTKNRNEMIWSYPEKKLHKYLFFLKPVQKSSPNSAKLTLGNKSFNSQMEESTMKKKVASGIFFTVAVLSALGISQVFAGERPPADSKPLVEIIQTLETQGYAPITEISMDDGVWEVEAYKNNEERELRVNPLTGEILSDRKDN from the coding sequence TTGTCAATTCAGTTTTTTTCTGATACTAAAAATAGGAATGAAATGATTTGGAGTTATCCTGAAAAAAAACTGCACAAGTACTTATTTTTCCTGAAACCAGTACAAAAATCAAGTCCAAATAGCGCTAAGCTTACGCTTGGTAATAAATCATTCAATTCTCAAATGGAGGAAAGCACCATGAAGAAAAAAGTAGCATCAGGGATCTTTTTTACTGTAGCTGTCTTATCTGCACTTGGTATCTCCCAGGTGTTTGCCGGCGAACGACCACCAGCAGATTCTAAGCCCCTAGTTGAAATCATCCAAACATTAGAAACTCAGGGCTATGCTCCAATAACAGAAATATCAATGGATGATGGGGTTTGGGAGGTTGAAGCCTACAAAAATAACGAGGAACGTGAACTAAGGGTTAATCCGTTAACTGGCGAGATACTTTCGGATCGAAAAGATAACTGA
- a CDS encoding type I restriction endonuclease, protein MSFNEKIAALSEKVTSLIDHLETEEATKNALIMPFIAALGYDVFNPQEVVPEFTADVGTKKGEKVDYAIMQDNEVIVLIECKKSKSDLSEANIHQLFRYFTVTNARIAILTNGVQYRFFSDLEEPNKMDEKPFLELDLLNIRENLIEEVRKLGKENFDLDRMLSTANELKYTSEIKKLMNVQFETPGEEFTRFFFKAANPNAHFTASAKEQFTKFVQKALHQFISEKVSDRLRSALEKEDDKIVETNEDEIVSEAKPNGIETTDEEREGFQIVKAILVQKVAVERIVHRDTKSYFGILLDDNNRKPLCRLHFNTAQKYLGVIGDDKQETRIPIGNLADIYQYADKLLETVKFYEETN, encoded by the coding sequence ATGAGTTTTAACGAAAAGATTGCTGCTTTATCCGAGAAGGTCACGTCACTTATCGACCATCTGGAGACCGAAGAAGCCACGAAAAACGCTCTGATCATGCCCTTTATAGCAGCCTTGGGCTATGATGTCTTCAATCCACAGGAGGTCGTACCTGAGTTTACAGCTGATGTAGGAACTAAAAAGGGTGAGAAGGTAGATTATGCGATTATGCAGGATAATGAAGTGATCGTCTTGATTGAGTGCAAAAAATCAAAGAGCGACCTTTCTGAAGCAAACATCCACCAGTTGTTTAGGTATTTTACAGTCACTAATGCCCGTATTGCTATTCTTACCAATGGTGTTCAGTATCGTTTTTTTTCAGACCTTGAAGAACCCAATAAAATGGATGAGAAGCCGTTTCTTGAACTTGATCTGCTTAACATTAGAGAGAACCTTATCGAAGAAGTTCGGAAACTTGGCAAAGAAAACTTTGATTTGGACAGGATGCTTAGTACCGCCAATGAACTCAAGTATACCTCTGAAATTAAAAAACTGATGAATGTACAGTTTGAAACTCCCGGTGAAGAGTTTACCCGATTCTTTTTTAAAGCGGCCAATCCAAATGCCCACTTCACCGCATCCGCTAAAGAACAGTTTACCAAGTTTGTGCAAAAGGCACTCCATCAGTTTATTAGTGAAAAAGTCAGTGACCGTCTAAGGTCTGCTCTTGAGAAGGAAGACGATAAAATCGTTGAAACCAACGAAGACGAGATCGTCTCTGAAGCCAAGCCCAATGGTATTGAAACCACTGACGAAGAACGTGAAGGCTTTCAAATCGTTAAGGCTATCCTGGTTCAGAAGGTCGCAGTAGAAAGAATCGTTCACCGTGATACTAAATCATATTTTGGCATTCTCCTTGATGATAATAACCGTAAACCACTTTGCAGGTTGCACTTCAATACTGCTCAGAAGTACCTTGGTGTAATCGGTGATGACAAGCAAGAGACACGTATCCCAATTGGTAATCTTGCTGATATCTACCAATATGCAGACAAACTACTGGAAACAGTTAAGTTTTATGAGGAAACAAACTAA
- a CDS encoding M23 family metallopeptidase has translation MRRYFCPTYYFHLSRFDVSQGDIVKRGEIIGRSGSTGRATGPHLHLSISVQGQLVDPVPLFEETNDQLLR, from the coding sequence ATTCGGCGTTATTTCTGCCCAACTTATTACTTTCACCTGAGTAGATTCGACGTGTCCCAGGGGGATATTGTAAAAAGGGGAGAGATTATCGGTCGATCTGGTTCTACGGGACGGGCCACGGGGCCTCATCTGCACCTGTCCATATCTGTACAGGGCCAGTTGGTAGATCCGGTACCGTTGTTTGAGGAGACAAACGATCAATTGCTCCGGTAG
- a CDS encoding amidohydrolase family protein, giving the protein MSLVTLYKGHFIDTPTPGEFRVRKDAVAIVEAGKLLFLEKAVPERFSSLPVKDLGEGVVIPSFIDLHVHAPQHMQMGAGLDMGLLDWLENYTYPGESSFADEDYARKIYPLFAAELLRQGSLRSVVYGTVHLVSTLILAQVLEKAGLIAFVGKVNMDRNTPDYLKETSEASFKVTETFCRRLVGRNGVRPIVTPRFAPSCTEKLMEDLGRLSQRLDLPVQSHLSETLSEAQWVSQLFPESRSYTHVYNDCGLLGSGSLMAHAIFLSDEEIDLIMERGATLVHCPSANINLSSGIMPLGRYLDRGVNLGLGSDVGAGHTLAMYRSVVQAVQSAKLLRILRPEENHRAVTLSDAFYLATMGNGKFFTNQGWGPCGAFEPGMSFDALSIDMGLPEVVEMSPLNQLERFLYAGDDRHIKIRILAGREL; this is encoded by the coding sequence GTGAGTTTGGTAACATTATACAAAGGGCATTTTATCGATACGCCCACACCGGGCGAATTCAGGGTGAGAAAAGACGCTGTCGCCATCGTTGAAGCGGGCAAGCTTCTCTTCCTGGAAAAGGCGGTGCCGGAACGGTTTTCTTCTCTTCCAGTAAAGGACTTGGGAGAGGGAGTGGTTATTCCTTCTTTTATTGATCTGCATGTCCATGCACCCCAGCATATGCAGATGGGGGCGGGGCTGGATATGGGATTGCTCGATTGGTTGGAAAATTATACCTACCCAGGAGAGTCCAGCTTTGCCGATGAAGATTATGCCCGAAAGATTTATCCTTTGTTTGCCGCCGAACTGCTGCGGCAGGGCAGCCTCCGGTCTGTGGTTTACGGTACGGTTCATTTGGTATCGACCCTGATTCTGGCCCAGGTCCTGGAAAAGGCCGGACTGATCGCCTTTGTGGGCAAGGTCAACATGGACCGGAATACGCCCGATTATTTGAAGGAGACCTCCGAAGCCTCGTTCAAAGTCACTGAAACCTTCTGCCGGAGGTTAGTGGGCCGGAATGGGGTCCGGCCCATCGTTACGCCCCGTTTTGCCCCGAGCTGCACGGAAAAGCTCATGGAAGACCTGGGCCGGCTCTCTCAACGGTTGGACCTACCGGTCCAGTCCCACCTTTCCGAAACCCTCTCCGAAGCCCAATGGGTCTCTCAGCTTTTCCCCGAAAGCCGCAGCTATACCCATGTCTATAATGACTGCGGCCTCCTGGGGTCAGGTAGCCTGATGGCCCACGCCATCTTTTTAAGTGATGAGGAAATTGATTTAATCATGGAACGGGGAGCCACATTGGTTCACTGCCCCAGCGCCAACATCAATTTGAGCAGCGGCATCATGCCCCTGGGCCGCTATTTGGACCGGGGCGTTAACCTGGGACTGGGCTCAGATGTGGGCGCCGGGCACACCCTTGCCATGTATCGGTCGGTTGTCCAAGCGGTACAGAGCGCCAAGCTGCTTCGGATTTTGCGGCCCGAAGAGAATCACAGAGCGGTAACCCTTTCCGACGCCTTTTATCTGGCGACCATGGGAAATGGTAAATTCTTTACCAATCAGGGATGGGGGCCTTGTGGTGCCTTTGAGCCGGGTATGAGTTTTGACGCCCTTTCCATTGATATGGGATTGCCCGAAGTGGTAGAGATGTCTCCTCTCAATCAACTGGAGCGGTTTCTCTACGCCGGGGACGACAGACATATTAAAATACGGATTTTAGCCGGAAGGGAATTATGA
- a CDS encoding FAD binding domain-containing protein: MKKRCRFILNDKEMEFSLSQGRSVLDLLRKDLRLYGTKEGCREGECGACTVILGRNPSVAYRPMPSCLMSAGQLNNTHLVTIEGLQGERPNRLQQAFINQGATQCGFCTPGFIMSLTGYLLEGRTVTLQEAVDALDGNLCRCTGYGSIRRVVAETVTPLLGTVPSLQELIELDLIPAYFAGIPQRLTTLRCKSLSDSPDLTFDRSEKNRLLIAGGTDLYVQRGDALNKSAPRFLIPESEPIRVTDGMIEIPASATMEQMRRDPHLIDQFPGWHEKLRVLASHILRNRATLGGNLVNASPIADGAVLLLALDAQIQLVSSQGFRRRLSLRAFFLGYKELDLKNDELVESLWVTKQDGPQLWNYAKVSKRERLDIASCNSAAVFKVNNGSFTFVGLALGGVAPIPFTARRTMAWLREKPLTMETFLGSLEVLQEEISPIDDVRGSADYKRRLASALMADHYLHCFSDICSYNDFVKEEAL; encoded by the coding sequence ATGAAAAAACGCTGTCGATTTATTTTAAACGACAAAGAGATGGAATTTTCCCTGTCGCAGGGCCGCTCGGTTTTAGACCTTCTGAGAAAGGATTTGAGACTGTACGGAACCAAAGAAGGCTGCCGGGAAGGGGAGTGCGGTGCCTGTACGGTTATACTGGGACGAAACCCCTCGGTTGCCTACCGGCCCATGCCATCCTGTCTGATGTCGGCAGGACAGCTCAACAACACCCATCTTGTAACCATAGAAGGACTTCAGGGGGAGAGGCCCAATCGGCTTCAGCAAGCTTTTATCAATCAGGGAGCGACCCAATGCGGATTCTGTACCCCCGGATTTATCATGTCCCTCACCGGTTATCTTCTGGAGGGCAGGACCGTTACCCTCCAGGAGGCTGTGGATGCCCTGGACGGGAATCTCTGCCGATGTACCGGCTACGGCTCCATTCGGCGGGTTGTGGCGGAGACCGTTACCCCCCTATTGGGTACAGTGCCCTCACTTCAGGAATTGATTGAACTGGACCTGATTCCTGCCTATTTTGCCGGCATCCCCCAGAGACTTACGACGCTGAGGTGTAAGTCCCTATCGGATTCACCAGATTTGACCTTTGACCGGTCTGAAAAAAATCGGCTCCTTATTGCAGGGGGCACCGATCTGTATGTCCAACGGGGAGACGCCCTGAATAAGTCGGCCCCCCGGTTCCTCATACCCGAATCCGAGCCGATCCGGGTAACCGATGGGATGATAGAAATTCCCGCATCGGCCACCATGGAGCAGATGCGGCGAGATCCCCACTTAATTGATCAGTTTCCCGGGTGGCATGAAAAGCTGCGGGTTTTGGCCTCCCATATTTTACGGAATCGGGCCACCCTGGGGGGCAATCTGGTCAATGCCTCACCCATTGCGGACGGTGCCGTGCTTTTGCTCGCCTTGGATGCCCAAATTCAACTGGTTTCGTCCCAAGGCTTTCGACGTCGACTTTCTCTAAGGGCGTTTTTTCTGGGCTACAAAGAGCTGGATTTAAAGAACGATGAGCTTGTGGAATCCCTTTGGGTGACAAAACAGGATGGCCCCCAATTATGGAACTACGCCAAAGTGAGCAAGCGAGAGCGATTAGATATCGCCAGCTGCAACTCTGCGGCGGTTTTTAAGGTTAATAACGGGTCATTCACTTTTGTCGGTTTAGCCTTGGGCGGTGTGGCGCCCATCCCCTTTACGGCCCGCCGGACCATGGCGTGGCTTAGGGAAAAACCCCTGACCATGGAAACATTTCTGGGCTCCCTGGAAGTCCTGCAGGAAGAGATTTCTCCCATAGACGATGTCCGGGGCAGTGCCGATTATAAAAGGCGATTGGCTTCTGCCCTTATGGCGGATCATTATCTGCACTGCTTTTCCGATATCTGTTCCTACAACGATTTTGTAAAGGAAGAGGCGTTATGA